From Tachysurus fulvidraco isolate hzauxx_2018 chromosome 6, HZAU_PFXX_2.0, whole genome shotgun sequence:
TTATGTATGattacttattttaaaaaattcctCTCCAGGAGAAAAGCCTTTtcagtgcagtcagtgtgacaTGCGTTTCATTCAAAAATACCTGTTGCAGAGACATGAGAAAATTCATACAGGTAAGAAGAAATCCAAAATCATATTCATGATCAATATCTGTAGTTTTGTCTATCCAGCAATTAAAGTAAccattgtttgtttcttctgtaGGAGAAAAGCCATTTCGTTGTGATGAGTGTGGAATGAGATTCATCCAGAAATATCATATGGAGAGACACAAAAGGACACACAGTGGAGAGAAGCCCTATCAGTGTGATTATTGTCACCAGGTTAGAGTAATTCAGTTTTGATATTTCCATACTGAGCTTTTTGGATACTTTGACATATCcgataaatatattttaatggaacaccagcatttttttctttggtgaACTTATGCATGTTAGAAGACAGTATTTGCAAGCTTCGGTGCAGCCAAAATAACTGGTCCAAGAAAATCTGAATAAATCCTAGAATAGTTCTTAtgcagtaattttttttttcaaaattacatCCAGtgataaaacaaaccaaaggacaaaaaacaaacatgtttttaaagTAGTTTTTTAGTAGTGTCACTTCTAACCTAGATATTTTTTCTACTCAGTACTTCTCCAGGACTGATAGAGTTTTGAAGCATAGACGTATGTGCCATGAAAATAAGGAGAGAAAGGTCCATAAAGCAGCTGCCAAAGTTGGCCTTCTACCCagcacagaagctctcacattCTCCTTTCCATCCAAGGAGAGCACGCTACCTAAGAAAAAGCGCCAGAAGTCCACTGATAAGAGCAACACCGTTGTCCAAAACATTTCTGTCCCAGAAAAAGTTGTGGAGggtgaagagaaaaaagaagaagacagaCTCTGCAAAAGTGAATGTCTTCCTCTTTATGATGTTGCCACCAAGGTAAAGGATGAATATGTAATGACAGAATATTCTGTCGAACTCCCAGATTGTTCTCCCGGAAGCAGGGAACTTACTGGGGAGGCATCTTCTGATGAGATCACAACTCCAAAGATAGTGCTGAAGAAGATCGTTAGCAAGAAGAATGTAAAGCAGCAGACTTTGGAACACTCACAGCCTTTGTCACCCTTGTCATCATACGAGGAGGGAAAAGTCACAAGATATACATTTGAAATTGTTGATAACAAAGGCCTTTTGGATGTTGAGCCAAGCACTGACTTGGAGACTGTTGATCCACTCCAGGTTGGGCCAACAAAGCCAGCTGGCAGCAGCACAAACTATGATGATGCCATGCAGTTTCTCAAAAAGAAGCGTTACCTCCAGGCGACCATGGCCAATAACAGTCGGGAGTATGCCCTGAACAGCATCTCCTCACAGCCCTCAGTTACTCAGACAGCTGTGGCCACGGTCATAGACGAGACTGTACCTGCCACAATCCTGTCCGAGACTCAGACTCTGAACGTGGAGATCAAGTCGAGCCATGAGAAGAATGTGCTCCCTGATGAAGTCCTACAGTCTCTCCTGGATCACTACTCCATCAAAGCCAATGGACAACCAGAGATCAGCTTCAGTGTAGCAGACACAGAAGTAACTTCCAGCATCTCCATTAATTCATCTGATGTATCAGAGAGCAGTCCTACTGAGGCCTTGGGTACTAGCTCCCAAGCACCCACTGCAGAGAAGGCTAGTCTTCTTCAAGAGTATTCAAAATTTCTCCAGCAAGCTTTAGAGAGGACCAGTCAGAATGACAGCTACCTAAACAGCCAGAGCCTAGCGTTTGTGAATGAAGGAGCAAGCCTTGGAGGGCAGCCTTTATTTTCCACAGACAAGCAGTTTGGTTCTCCTAGTCGGTTTCGATCAGGTATGAACTCTCCGCTGAGACTGGACAAACCTCACTTTGGACTTTTAGTTGATTCCCAGCACTCATTCTCATTTTCAGGTGACGAAACCAACCCGTCTTCAGTGTCACCAACTGAGGACTTTCTGGAGCAGGTGTCCCCCAAAAAGTCAGACACTCAGGGCATTACTCAAACGTTTCAGATTGCAACATTTGATCAGAACTTTCGATCTCAGTTCCAGACCAACCGGTCTGTACTATCTTCACAATTTAGTGTTTCCAATGGACAGGTCAGCATAAGAAGTCATGGAGGATCAGACTTTCCAGAATTCTCTCTCGTTACTGAAACCAGAACTCAATTGAGCGCCTCTCCAGATGCCACAAGCAGCCACACATTTGgctaaaaaaaagctatttaaaaaatttactTGTTTAAAAGCACTTTATATTCTTGCTCTGCGAATGTAAGCAGCACCACATTGGATGTTCGTCTCATGGCAAGCATTTGAACTCCAGATGTTCTCTTTGTATTTGGTCATTGTTTTAATCACACAGGATGAGAATCATTTTAGGAAGTCGTTTTTGGTTTTCAGCACACTCATTTAACGTCTGTGTACATGTAAAAGGcacttttctgtattttcttttaattctaAAAGTTCCTCTGCACATCATACTGCACAACCAGTCTCTCTAAGAGAGAATTTACTTTCTTACAGTAACATACAGATAAGCTCTTAAATTTCCAATGTAAACTCATGAAttcataattttatataatgaaATTATATAATTCTAAGATATTTTTGCACAACACTATGAAGgtaatataaatttttttttttttttaaaaaggctcTTAAATTATATTGGAGCCCGATGCAGCTCTGATGCATTGGATTATTTGTAGGTACCTTGATTGACACCTTAATTTTCTTTGTACAAAAAAGGTATCATCCATGGAACTAATAATCCATGACCCTATgagatgaaatgaaattaatttaGGTTATGCTGGGTGAGTATACCTCAGATAATACAGCGTGGGGTATTGAATAAAGATAACAACATTTAAGTACATTCCTCAAGTTGTATTTTTCACTAATGAAGCTGATTAAGTAAGCATACCTAAAAAGTTTTTTCCTGCATGTAGTGCctttttgtgtatctgtgaattattaaaaaaagatttttttttgtttgtttagttatgACCCTGAACCTAAAGAAACGAATGATTTTAAATTTAGCTAAACTGTTACATTTGCACTTGTAAGGGCGAAATCAGTGCTTTTTATACCCGGGATTTTTGATTCAACTAGATCAATCCCAACCTGAATAAcgatgtttatttctctttttttctgaagCACATTTTCCAGTTTCCTCATTACAATTATGGATATCTTTTATGGGGTCAGAGATTGGTGATGTCTTTATTTGTTATGTTATTCTATTGTGTGTTTGGTAGTTAACCATCAAATATATGAAATTGGGAAATTACAGTTGAGCCATGTAGCTTTAATCATTGTCTTTGAAATATGAACTAAAATTTGCCTTGTCTATCTCTAAATTGACATTCATGTATTCATTGCATTGTTTGATGAAACAAATGGTGCATGGCTTTGATCTTTGGtacttttatttagtatttataacCCTAATTATCGTTAATGTATGTCTTGCATCTAACAATGAATCACATCAACATAtaatttttgtatgttttgatttctctttttttgtgtgttgaaaTATCTTAACCAAGTCCCTAAGCTGTAATTCATGCATGCTGGTTTTTAAAACCTACAGGTGTGCCATGTTAAACTTTAGACCAAATTCCATTGTAAAGAGatctttattataaattatagtTACATTATAGTTACTGCTCATACTTAATTTGAAAACATTCCCACATTTGACTCTTAGATGTGTCTCGTTATCAGcatatatgtttgtatgtatgtataatgaatataaaaagtctacacacccctgttaaatTAACAGATATttctgatgtaaaaaaaataaatatttttttgttcttactGTGAAATTACATGTATAAAATGTACCATAACACATTTTGCTACACATGGTTTGGGGTGGTTAAGTTGAgcccacaatttttttttttgtgagaaattGTCCAGACATGGAAAGAATGAGACGTCATTGTCACATGCTGAGAATAAACAGTACTTTTCAAATATACCTGCAGCTactttaatgttgctgtagaTTGCATACTATATTTCTAGCAGCCTCCTGGGTTAGTTTTTTCTCGTCCTTTTAGAAAATGCAGAGGGACTTCCTTTTCTTGGTGATGTCACAGTATTACTCCATTTGTTGATGATGGCTTCTAAGGATTTTTTCAGATGCCCTACAGAAATAGCTGATCTTAAattgatgttaataataataatttaattgacAGCTACATTATAAATACTTATGAATATGAACATGGATGTGATTGGTTCATTGGTTCAAATCAACAATTATGAAAGGGTGTGcacaaaacttttttaaattcatccttttttgtttttttacaaaatgattGAGcatttttcacttatttttttataggtTGTAATTTTGGAggtgtaaatttttattttttatttttttacatgattcatcttgttttcatttatttagcatCACAAACATTCTGCCATTTTAAAAAGGGGTATGTGGATCTTTTATATCGATGGTATGTATGTAAGTTGTACATTTTTAACTGCACATTTTGTATTGTGTATGCTAAGAGTGAGATGGAGAAACTGGTGATTTTTGGGATCTCTGtggatttttaaatgaatgtactCTGTTAATTCAATCT
This genomic window contains:
- the znf148 gene encoding zinc finger protein 148 is translated as MNIDDKLDGILIQCGTVNIHHTAQTLASSVLDKRGGRNLDMSLGEKSLANQPLLADDDDEEDEDDDLAGETLASHNLISHDELMVHEETVKNNAAGEQEFSQRLSQKLPYTLQMPVNIKQELKLTDPLILNKKDKKQERDLTESHKKKKRKQRSPAKILTINEDGSLGHQNPKSHVCEHCNAAFRTNYHLQRHVFIHTGEKPFQCSQCDMRFIQKYLLQRHEKIHTGEKPFRCDECGMRFIQKYHMERHKRTHSGEKPYQCDYCHQYFSRTDRVLKHRRMCHENKERKVHKAAAKVGLLPSTEALTFSFPSKESTLPKKKRQKSTDKSNTVVQNISVPEKVVEGEEKKEEDRLCKSECLPLYDVATKVKDEYVMTEYSVELPDCSPGSRELTGEASSDEITTPKIVLKKIVSKKNVKQQTLEHSQPLSPLSSYEEGKVTRYTFEIVDNKGLLDVEPSTDLETVDPLQVGPTKPAGSSTNYDDAMQFLKKKRYLQATMANNSREYALNSISSQPSVTQTAVATVIDETVPATILSETQTLNVEIKSSHEKNVLPDEVLQSLLDHYSIKANGQPEISFSVADTEVTSSISINSSDVSESSPTEALGTSSQAPTAEKASLLQEYSKFLQQALERTSQNDSYLNSQSLAFVNEGASLGGQPLFSTDKQFGSPSRFRSGMNSPLRLDKPHFGLLVDSQHSFSFSGDETNPSSVSPTEDFLEQVSPKKSDTQGITQTFQIATFDQNFRSQFQTNRSVLSSQFSVSNGQVSIRSHGGSDFPEFSLVTETRTQLSASPDATSSHTFG